In one window of Mesorhizobium sp. B2-1-1 DNA:
- a CDS encoding LpxI family protein: MTKTEAAAADFVLSPGARVGIVAGGGSLPVEVAQGLAAHGYPPFILLMEGEADRRQELLRYEHDSLALEQIGSLVATLKRHGITHVVLAGEIRRRPRLADIRPSLGLLAIVPSVIMALARGDDGLLKVVTRGLEKRGIKVVGAHEVVPELAAGEGTLTTAKPKQSDWRDIEAARLAAKAIGALDIGQAAIAIGGRAIALEGIEGTSGLLERARALRGHGRLAGKTRGVLVKCAKPGQELRADLPSIGPQTVEAAHAAGLAGIAVEAGRSLILEGPATLSRANALGLFIVGLPAAEPAHG, encoded by the coding sequence ATGACGAAGACTGAGGCGGCGGCAGCGGATTTCGTTCTCTCGCCGGGGGCCAGGGTCGGCATCGTCGCCGGCGGTGGCAGCCTGCCGGTGGAAGTCGCGCAAGGCCTGGCCGCGCATGGCTACCCGCCCTTCATCCTCTTGATGGAAGGTGAGGCCGACCGCCGGCAGGAGTTGCTCCGATACGAACACGACAGCCTCGCCCTTGAGCAGATCGGTTCACTGGTGGCGACGCTGAAGCGCCACGGCATCACTCATGTGGTCCTTGCCGGCGAAATCAGACGCAGGCCCCGGCTGGCCGACATCCGTCCGAGCCTTGGCTTGCTGGCGATCGTACCATCGGTGATCATGGCGCTGGCGCGCGGCGATGATGGACTTTTGAAGGTGGTGACACGCGGCCTGGAGAAGCGGGGCATCAAAGTGGTCGGCGCGCATGAGGTCGTTCCCGAACTGGCCGCCGGCGAAGGCACACTGACCACGGCGAAACCAAAGCAATCGGACTGGCGCGACATCGAGGCGGCCAGGCTGGCCGCCAAGGCCATCGGCGCGCTTGATATCGGGCAGGCGGCGATTGCGATCGGAGGCCGGGCCATCGCGCTGGAAGGCATCGAAGGCACGAGCGGCCTGCTCGAAAGAGCGCGCGCGCTGCGCGGCCATGGCAGGCTTGCCGGAAAGACCCGCGGAGTGCTGGTCAAATGCGCCAAACCCGGCCAGGAGCTGCGGGCCGACCTGCCGTCGATCGGGCCGCAGACGGTGGAAGCAGCCCATGCGGCGGGGCTTGCCGGCATTGCCGTCGAAGCGGGGCGCTCTCTCATCCTGGAGGGGCCGGCGACGCTGTCGCGGGCGAATGCGCTCGGTCTGTTCATCGTCGGCCTGCCAGCGGCGGAGCCGGCGCATGGCTGA
- the lexA gene encoding transcriptional repressor LexA, whose product MLTRKQHELLMFIHERLKESGIPPSFDEMKEALDLASKSGIHRLITALEERGFIRRLPNRARALEVLRLPDSIAPGLNAAKKFSPSVIQGSLGQGSSPSRQIKPATSSRLPAAGNDDDAVSAVSIPVMGRIAAGVPIDAIQHQTHSISVPPDMIMGGEHYALEVKGDSMIEAGIFDGDTVIIRNADTASPGEIIVALVDEEEATLKRFRRKGASIALEAANPAYETRIFGPDRVKVQGKLVGLIRRY is encoded by the coding sequence ATGCTCACGCGCAAGCAACATGAACTCTTGATGTTCATCCATGAACGGCTGAAGGAAAGCGGCATTCCGCCGTCCTTCGACGAGATGAAGGAAGCGCTGGACCTCGCCTCCAAGTCGGGAATTCATCGGCTGATCACGGCGTTGGAGGAGCGCGGCTTCATTCGCCGCCTGCCCAACCGGGCGCGCGCGCTGGAGGTGCTGCGCCTGCCGGACTCGATCGCGCCGGGTCTTAACGCGGCAAAGAAGTTCTCCCCGAGCGTCATCCAGGGCAGCCTCGGACAGGGCAGCAGCCCTAGCCGGCAGATCAAGCCGGCGACGTCTTCGCGTCTGCCCGCTGCCGGCAATGACGACGATGCGGTTTCAGCGGTGTCGATCCCGGTCATGGGTCGCATCGCAGCGGGTGTGCCGATCGACGCCATCCAGCATCAGACGCATTCCATTTCAGTGCCGCCTGACATGATCATGGGCGGCGAACACTATGCGCTGGAGGTCAAGGGCGATTCGATGATCGAGGCCGGCATTTTCGACGGCGACACGGTCATCATCCGCAATGCCGACACCGCAAGTCCCGGCGAGATCATCGTGGCCCTGGTGGACGAGGAGGAAGCAACGCTGAAGCGCTTCCGCCGAAAGGGTGCTTCGATTGCGCTCGAGGCTGCCAATCCGGCCTATGAAACACGTATTTTCGGACCGGACAGGGTCAAGGTGCAAGGCAAGCTAGTCGGCCTGATCAGGCGCTACTGA
- a CDS encoding ComEC/Rec2 family competence protein — MAGAGRGAEEGEDVVAGVSERALLAMPAPASLPLALPPLQQPGKSPPADVSTPPGIPAAGAAVRLRREFGRASWPRLRNGVARASELELDRGIAFLLVPVFLACGSIAYFSLAAEPGFAKPVAVAILMSLCALVSRSWPKTHLCFMAALLCALGMLAGKVETWRAGTRMLGSEISTQITGRVVSVDQMETGRIRLTIDVTSTARPKLLYAPERVRLSARKVPAEVTAGSLVTGYARLLPPTGPVRPDSYDFSFDSYFAGIGASGFFLGNPKIVSADDRPLWAALSAAIESARESIADHIRGSIGGAEGEIAAALIVGVRAGIPDEINEAMRRTGIYHIISISGLHMALVAGTVMGLLRGGFALFPNFSSRRPVKKYAAAAALFSIAAYLVISGVVVAAERSFIMLAVMLIAVLCDRAALTMRNLAISAIAVIVVSPHEVVGPSFQMSFAATAALVGAYAGWSDRKADKARTPPPQRTLPGLLTRKLLLATGGLAMTSIIAGSATALFAIWHFQRVSPLSLFANLAVMPIVSVVMFLAVASALLMPFGFDGPSLYLMGKGLTAMIAISGWISQRSPVDAVGLISQQSVLLVAIALVIATMATTWLRLAALPFALAGLLTVSDTRTPDVLISEDARLVALPIGGGELAINRARPNEFTVDNWKRALKSETIVAPELFDSGDRQFDIFDPAQLPAGAPFYCFTGLCMARHPSGAIIAQVEDRKDAWRACSYADLIVINDPAGYDPCHNPLVLVITKRQLARKGSAAVFFDQQSATAPARVSFAVDRPYRPWHEQRKFSREARGLPPYRKPEKPTADPAQ, encoded by the coding sequence ATGGCTGGAGCGGGCCGGGGCGCGGAGGAAGGCGAGGACGTCGTTGCCGGCGTCAGCGAACGCGCTCTTCTTGCCATGCCCGCGCCCGCCTCATTGCCGCTGGCGTTGCCGCCCCTACAGCAGCCGGGCAAGTCGCCGCCGGCGGATGTTTCCACGCCGCCCGGCATTCCCGCAGCCGGCGCGGCCGTGCGTCTGCGCCGTGAGTTCGGCCGTGCTTCATGGCCTCGTCTGCGCAACGGCGTGGCCAGAGCGTCCGAGCTCGAACTCGATCGGGGCATAGCCTTCCTGCTCGTGCCGGTGTTCCTGGCATGCGGATCGATCGCCTATTTTTCGCTGGCGGCGGAGCCGGGCTTTGCCAAGCCTGTCGCGGTCGCGATCCTGATGTCGCTGTGCGCGCTCGTTTCACGCTCATGGCCGAAAACGCATCTGTGCTTCATGGCGGCGCTGTTGTGCGCGCTCGGCATGCTCGCCGGCAAAGTCGAGACGTGGCGAGCGGGAACGCGGATGCTGGGCTCGGAAATCTCCACGCAAATCACCGGCCGCGTCGTTTCGGTCGACCAGATGGAGACCGGGCGCATCCGGCTGACCATCGATGTGACATCGACCGCGCGGCCGAAACTACTCTACGCGCCGGAGCGCGTTCGCCTTTCGGCACGCAAGGTGCCGGCTGAAGTGACGGCCGGTTCGCTCGTGACCGGCTATGCCAGGCTGTTGCCGCCGACCGGACCGGTGCGGCCGGACAGCTACGACTTTTCCTTCGACAGCTACTTCGCCGGCATAGGCGCCAGCGGCTTCTTTCTCGGCAACCCCAAAATCGTCTCAGCCGATGACAGGCCGCTGTGGGCCGCCCTTTCAGCCGCCATCGAGAGTGCTCGCGAAAGCATTGCCGACCATATCAGGGGCAGCATCGGCGGTGCCGAGGGCGAGATCGCCGCGGCGCTGATCGTGGGTGTGCGCGCCGGGATTCCCGACGAGATCAATGAAGCGATGCGACGCACCGGCATCTACCACATCATCTCAATTTCCGGGCTGCACATGGCGCTGGTCGCCGGCACGGTCATGGGTCTGCTGCGTGGCGGCTTCGCGCTGTTCCCGAATTTTTCCTCCCGCCGGCCGGTCAAGAAATACGCGGCCGCGGCGGCACTTTTCTCGATCGCCGCCTACCTCGTCATTTCGGGCGTCGTTGTCGCCGCCGAACGCAGCTTCATCATGCTGGCGGTGATGCTGATCGCCGTTCTGTGCGATCGGGCGGCACTCACCATGCGCAATCTGGCTATTTCGGCGATCGCCGTCATCGTGGTGTCGCCGCACGAGGTGGTAGGGCCGAGCTTCCAGATGTCGTTCGCCGCCACCGCGGCCCTGGTCGGCGCCTATGCCGGCTGGTCGGATCGCAAAGCCGACAAAGCGCGGACCCCGCCGCCGCAACGGACCTTGCCTGGCCTCCTGACGCGAAAATTGCTGCTGGCGACAGGTGGGCTGGCGATGACCTCGATTATCGCGGGAAGCGCCACGGCGCTTTTCGCCATCTGGCATTTCCAGCGCGTGTCGCCGCTCAGCCTGTTCGCCAATCTTGCCGTCATGCCGATCGTTTCGGTCGTGATGTTCCTTGCGGTTGCCAGTGCGCTGCTGATGCCGTTCGGGTTCGATGGACCATCCCTTTATCTGATGGGCAAGGGACTGACCGCGATGATCGCCATATCAGGATGGATCTCGCAACGCTCGCCGGTCGACGCGGTCGGGTTGATTTCGCAGCAATCCGTCCTTCTGGTGGCGATCGCCCTGGTCATCGCGACGATGGCCACGACATGGCTGCGGCTGGCGGCACTTCCCTTCGCGCTCGCCGGCCTGTTGACCGTCTCGGACACGCGCACGCCGGACGTGCTGATTTCGGAGGATGCCCGCCTGGTGGCACTGCCGATCGGCGGCGGTGAGCTCGCGATCAACCGGGCGCGCCCGAACGAATTCACCGTCGATAATTGGAAACGCGCGCTGAAGTCCGAAACCATCGTTGCGCCGGAACTGTTCGACAGCGGAGACCGACAGTTCGACATCTTCGATCCCGCGCAACTTCCGGCGGGAGCGCCTTTCTATTGCTTCACAGGCCTGTGCATGGCCCGGCATCCCTCGGGGGCGATCATCGCGCAGGTGGAGGATCGCAAGGACGCCTGGAGGGCCTGCTCCTATGCGGATCTGATCGTCATCAACGACCCCGCGGGCTACGATCCCTGCCACAATCCGCTGGTTCTCGTCATCACCAAGCGGCAGCTCGCTCGTAAGGGAAGTGCCGCCGTCTTCTTCGACCAGCAATCGGCGACGGCACCGGCACGGGTCAGCTTTGCCGTCGACAGGCCATATCGGCCTTGGCACGAACAGCGGAAATTCTCACGCGAGGCAAGGGGACTGCCGCCTTACCGTAAACCCGAAAAGCCCACCGCCGACCCCGCTCAGTAG
- a CDS encoding TetR/AcrR family transcriptional regulator — MTTPKQAARRERIEEAAYAVLREAGYKSASLLAIAKRALASNETLYNWYGNKQTLFRSLIEANAGEARKLLEDALHQARDPLETLNLLGPVLLTLVTGDKAVALNRAAAGDVNDTGTLGQSIAQFGRNTIMPLVGDLLRTASRAGLIACDDPAEAADIYISLLIGDLQVRRIVGVLEELPRAEIEQRSNRAFTLFLRLYAASPCPGGKTAGPFPGRSSHRGTSRP; from the coding sequence ATGACCACGCCGAAGCAGGCCGCGCGACGCGAACGGATAGAGGAGGCCGCCTATGCGGTGCTCCGGGAAGCCGGCTACAAGAGCGCCTCCCTGCTTGCTATCGCCAAGCGGGCATTGGCCTCGAACGAAACCCTCTACAACTGGTACGGCAACAAGCAGACCCTGTTTCGATCCTTGATCGAAGCCAATGCGGGAGAGGCAAGGAAGCTGCTGGAGGACGCCCTTCACCAGGCGCGCGATCCGCTCGAAACCCTGAACTTGCTCGGGCCAGTCCTGCTGACCCTCGTGACGGGCGACAAGGCGGTGGCGCTCAATCGCGCCGCGGCCGGCGACGTCAACGATACAGGCACGCTTGGCCAATCGATCGCGCAATTCGGCCGCAATACCATAATGCCGCTTGTTGGTGACCTGCTTCGAACCGCAAGTCGGGCCGGCCTGATCGCCTGTGACGATCCTGCCGAAGCCGCCGACATCTACATCAGTCTTTTGATCGGCGATCTCCAGGTTCGCCGGATCGTTGGGGTGCTCGAGGAATTGCCTCGGGCGGAAATCGAGCAAAGATCGAACCGGGCGTTCACCCTGTTCTTGCGCCTCTATGCGGCCAGCCCTTGCCCGGGCGGCAAAACAGCCGGCCCGTTTCCAGGGCGCTCTTCTCACCGAGGAACATCGCGACCATGA
- the fabZ gene encoding 3-hydroxyacyl-ACP dehydratase FabZ: MADITGTTLEAVDILGLMKLLPHRYPFLMIDRIVDIDGDESATGIKNVTINEPHFQGHFPEQPVMPGVLIVEAMAQTAGAICIRSLRTEKPSLVYFLTIDNAKFRKPVVPGDQLKIHVKKIKKRGNLLKFACEALVDGNKAAEAEISAMMVTGD; this comes from the coding sequence ATGGCTGACATCACCGGGACGACGCTGGAAGCAGTCGACATATTGGGGCTGATGAAGCTCCTGCCGCATCGCTATCCGTTCCTGATGATCGACCGCATCGTCGACATTGATGGCGACGAATCCGCCACCGGCATCAAGAACGTGACCATAAACGAGCCGCATTTTCAGGGTCACTTCCCCGAGCAGCCGGTCATGCCGGGCGTGCTCATCGTCGAGGCGATGGCACAGACTGCCGGGGCCATCTGCATCCGCAGTCTTCGCACTGAAAAGCCGTCGCTGGTCTATTTCCTGACCATCGACAACGCCAAGTTCCGCAAACCGGTCGTTCCCGGCGATCAGTTGAAGATCCATGTCAAGAAAATCAAGAAACGCGGCAACCTGCTCAAATTCGCCTGTGAAGCCCTGGTCGACGGCAACAAGGCCGCCGAGGCTGAGATCTCAGCCATGATGGTCACCGGCGACTGA
- the lpxB gene encoding lipid-A-disaccharide synthase: MADKALKIAIVAGEESGDLLGADIVRSIKQSTGREVQLVGLGGRHLQALGLVSPFDAGEIALMGFSAILSDLPRLMRRISQLARTVADAKPDCLITIDSPDFSLRVARKVRAANPTIPIIHYVCPSVWAWRPGRAVAMKPYVDHILCILPFEVKELGRLGGPPGTYVGHRLTHDAGVLSAARTQAQPRDLSPDRLKTLLVLPGSRRSEVRRLLEPFGETVSMLRARGHRLRLMLPTVPHVADVVRSAVARWDEKPEIILDAERKWQAFGKADAALIASGTVSLELALSDVPMISCYRLDPVARIVAPYLVSVWSALLPNLISDRALIPEFYNEYVKPNNLARQLEALFADTGMRRWQKDGFAEIARRMTTAKPSGDIAAQVVMGYIKRVSSE; this comes from the coding sequence ATGGCTGACAAGGCGCTGAAGATCGCAATCGTGGCCGGCGAGGAATCCGGCGACCTGCTTGGCGCCGACATCGTGCGTTCGATTAAGCAGTCGACGGGGCGCGAGGTGCAGCTCGTCGGTCTCGGCGGCCGCCATCTGCAGGCGCTCGGGCTGGTCTCGCCGTTCGACGCCGGCGAGATCGCGCTCATGGGCTTCAGCGCCATCCTGAGTGACCTGCCGCGGCTGATGCGGCGGATCAGTCAGCTGGCCAGGACGGTCGCGGATGCGAAGCCCGACTGCCTCATAACCATCGACAGTCCCGATTTTTCCCTGCGCGTGGCCAGGAAAGTGCGCGCGGCCAACCCCACCATCCCGATCATCCACTATGTCTGTCCCAGCGTCTGGGCATGGCGGCCGGGCAGGGCGGTGGCGATGAAGCCCTATGTCGACCACATCCTCTGCATCCTGCCGTTCGAGGTGAAGGAGCTAGGCAGGCTCGGCGGACCGCCAGGGACCTATGTCGGACATCGCCTCACCCATGACGCGGGCGTGCTCTCGGCAGCCAGGACGCAGGCCCAACCGCGGGATCTTTCGCCGGATCGCCTGAAGACGCTGCTCGTCCTGCCCGGCTCGCGGCGCAGCGAAGTGCGGCGGCTGCTCGAGCCGTTTGGGGAGACCGTTTCGATGCTGCGGGCACGCGGGCATCGCCTGCGGCTGATGTTGCCGACCGTGCCGCATGTCGCCGATGTCGTGCGCTCGGCGGTCGCTCGCTGGGACGAGAAGCCCGAGATCATCCTCGACGCTGAGCGAAAGTGGCAGGCCTTCGGCAAGGCTGACGCGGCGCTGATCGCGTCCGGCACGGTTTCGCTTGAACTGGCGCTGTCCGATGTGCCGATGATCTCCTGCTACCGGCTTGACCCGGTTGCGCGCATAGTGGCGCCATATCTCGTTTCGGTCTGGTCGGCGCTGCTGCCCAATTTGATATCGGATCGGGCGCTGATCCCGGAATTCTACAACGAGTATGTCAAGCCGAACAATCTGGCCCGCCAGCTCGAAGCGCTGTTCGCCGACACAGGCATGCGCAGATGGCAGAAGGACGGGTTCGCCGAGATCGCGCGGCGCATGACAACCGCCAAGCCGTCAGGCGACATCGCCGCGCAGGTGGTGATGGGGTATATCAAGAGAGTGAGTAGTGAGTAG
- the lpxA gene encoding acyl-ACP--UDP-N-acetylglucosamine O-acyltransferase, with the protein MKIKTSIHPSSVVEEGAQIGQGVRIGPLCYVGADAVIGDGVELVSHVSVIGATTIGASTKVYPMAILGGPPQNTKHKGGRTTLVIGENCTIREGVTMHVGTDTSRGETTVGDNGNFLAYAHIAHDCVVGKNATFANGATLGGHCEIGDNVYIGGLSAVHQFVRVGDNAFLGGCSAFVGDVIPYAMAAGNRASLRGLNIIGLKRSGLPRSEIYLLRRVYKTIFDRSRTVGENIEFAKAEFATSPTAMKIIDFISSRGKRHYAVPSLKGSDGDDGDDED; encoded by the coding sequence ATGAAAATCAAGACATCCATCCATCCTTCCTCCGTCGTGGAGGAAGGCGCTCAAATCGGCCAAGGCGTCCGCATAGGACCGCTCTGTTATGTCGGCGCAGATGCCGTGATTGGCGACGGCGTTGAACTGGTCAGCCATGTCTCGGTGATAGGCGCGACGACGATCGGCGCGTCGACCAAGGTCTATCCGATGGCGATACTGGGCGGGCCGCCGCAGAACACCAAGCACAAGGGCGGCCGCACCACGCTCGTCATCGGCGAGAACTGCACGATCCGCGAAGGCGTCACCATGCATGTCGGCACCGATACCAGCCGCGGCGAAACGACGGTCGGCGACAATGGGAATTTTCTCGCCTACGCCCACATCGCCCATGACTGCGTCGTCGGCAAGAACGCCACCTTCGCCAACGGCGCGACGCTGGGCGGACACTGCGAAATCGGCGACAACGTCTATATCGGCGGTCTCAGCGCCGTTCATCAATTCGTGCGGGTAGGCGACAACGCTTTTCTTGGCGGGTGCTCGGCTTTTGTGGGTGATGTCATTCCCTATGCCATGGCGGCGGGAAATCGGGCCAGCCTGCGCGGCCTCAACATCATCGGGCTCAAGCGCTCCGGTCTGCCAAGATCCGAGATCTATCTGCTGCGCAGGGTCTATAAGACAATATTCGACCGCTCGCGCACCGTTGGCGAGAACATCGAATTCGCCAAGGCGGAATTCGCCACGTCACCGACCGCCATGAAGATCATCGATTTCATCTCCAGTCGCGGCAAGCGGCACTATGCTGTGCCATCGCTCAAGGGGAGCGATGGCGATGACGGCGATGACGAAGACTGA
- the gltX gene encoding glutamate--tRNA ligase, producing the protein MSDKVVTRFAPSPTGYLHIGGARTALFNWLYAKHTGGTMLLRIEDTDRERSTDAATAAILEGLTWLGLTWDGDAVSQFERAPRHREVAEELVRMGKAYYSYETPAELEAMRDAARAKGLPPRYDGSWRDRDPSQAPPGVKGAIRIKAPTKGETVVHDRVQGDVRFPNKDLDDFIILRSDGNPTYMHAVVVDDHDMGVTHIIRGDDHLTNAARQTVIYNATGWDVPSMSHIPLIHGADGAKLSKRHGALGVEAYRAMGYLPEALLNYLARLGWSHGDDEIMSIQDMIAWFDIGDVNKGAARFDFAKLEALNGVHMRRMGDAELFDIFIATLPYLEGGPAMAARLDDRNRAQLLAALPGLKERAKTLVELVDGAAFLLAARPLPIDEKAALLLNDDARKVLRGAHDALEAVSGDWTAASTEAAIRDYATAGGYKLGAVAQPLRAALTGKSTSPGVFDVLAVLGREESLARIADQID; encoded by the coding sequence ATGTCCGACAAGGTTGTCACCCGTTTTGCCCCCTCGCCCACCGGCTACCTGCACATCGGCGGCGCGCGTACGGCGCTCTTCAACTGGCTCTACGCCAAGCACACCGGCGGTACGATGCTGCTGCGCATCGAGGACACCGACCGCGAGCGCTCCACCGATGCGGCGACAGCAGCCATTCTCGAAGGACTGACTTGGCTCGGCCTCACCTGGGACGGCGACGCCGTCTCGCAGTTCGAGCGCGCGCCGCGCCATCGCGAGGTGGCCGAGGAGCTGGTGCGCATGGGCAAGGCTTACTACAGCTACGAGACCCCTGCCGAGCTTGAGGCAATGCGCGACGCGGCGCGGGCCAAGGGCCTGCCGCCGCGCTATGACGGAAGCTGGCGTGACCGCGACCCTTCGCAGGCGCCTCCTGGCGTCAAGGGCGCGATCCGCATCAAGGCGCCGACCAAAGGCGAGACGGTGGTGCATGACCGTGTCCAGGGCGACGTGCGCTTTCCCAACAAGGATCTGGACGACTTCATCATCCTGCGCTCGGACGGCAATCCGACCTACATGCATGCCGTCGTCGTTGACGACCACGACATGGGCGTCACCCACATCATCCGTGGCGACGACCACCTGACCAATGCCGCCCGCCAGACCGTGATCTACAACGCCACGGGCTGGGATGTGCCTTCAATGTCGCACATACCGCTGATCCACGGCGCCGACGGCGCCAAGCTGTCGAAGCGGCACGGCGCGCTGGGCGTGGAGGCCTACCGCGCCATGGGCTACCTGCCCGAAGCGCTGTTGAACTATCTGGCTCGGCTCGGCTGGAGCCACGGCGACGACGAGATCATGTCGATCCAGGACATGATCGCCTGGTTCGATATCGGCGATGTGAACAAGGGCGCCGCCCGCTTCGATTTCGCCAAGCTGGAGGCGCTAAACGGCGTCCACATGCGCCGCATGGGCGATGCCGAGCTGTTCGACATCTTCATCGCCACCTTGCCCTATCTCGAGGGCGGCCCGGCAATGGCCGCACGCCTCGACGACCGGAACAGGGCACAGTTGCTGGCAGCGTTGCCGGGGCTGAAGGAGCGCGCCAAGACGCTGGTCGAGCTTGTCGATGGCGCCGCCTTCCTGCTTGCCGCGCGGCCACTGCCGATCGACGAGAAGGCAGCCCTGCTGCTCAATGACGATGCGCGCAAGGTCCTGCGTGGCGCTCACGACGCCCTCGAGGCGGTTTCAGGCGACTGGACGGCGGCCTCGACTGAAGCCGCGATCCGCGACTATGCGACGGCCGGCGGCTACAAGCTCGGCGCCGTCGCCCAGCCCTTGCGCGCCGCCTTGACCGGCAAGAGCACCTCGCCCGGCGTCTTCGACGTTCTAGCCGTGCTTGGTCGCGAGGAGAGCCTGGCGCGCATCGCGGATCAAATCGATTAG
- the gltA gene encoding citrate synthase, translating to MTEAATRRELGGKTQEATAKLEFAGKTHEFKVRSGSVGPDVIDIATLYSTTGAFTYDPGFTSTASCESEITFIDGDAGILLHRGYPIDQLAEHGDFLEVCYLLLYGELPTKAQKDDFDYRVTRHTMVHEQMSRFFTGFRRDAHPMAVMCGVVGALSAFYHDSTDISDPYQRMVASMRLIAKMPTIAAMAYKYHIGQPFIYPKNELNFAANFLHMCFAVPCEEYKINPVLARAMERIFILHADHEQNASTSTVRLAGSSGANPFACIAAGIACLWGPAHGGANEAALNMLGEIGHVDHIPEFIARAKDKDDPFRLMGFGHRVYKNYDPRAKIMQKTAHEVLGELGIKDDPLLDIAMELEKIALTDPYFIEKKLYPNVDFYSGITLKALGFPTTMFTVLFAVARTVGWIAQWKEMIEDPRQKIGRPRQLYTGAPERDYVPIAKR from the coding sequence ATGACCGAAGCTGCGACAAGACGGGAACTGGGCGGCAAGACCCAGGAAGCCACGGCAAAGCTGGAATTCGCCGGCAAGACGCACGAATTCAAGGTGCGAAGTGGTTCGGTCGGGCCTGACGTCATCGACATCGCCACGCTGTACAGCACCACCGGCGCCTTTACCTACGATCCCGGCTTCACTTCGACGGCAAGCTGCGAGTCCGAGATCACGTTCATCGATGGCGACGCCGGCATTCTCCTGCATCGCGGATATCCGATCGATCAGTTGGCCGAACATGGCGACTTCCTCGAAGTCTGCTATCTCCTGCTCTACGGCGAACTGCCGACCAAGGCGCAGAAGGACGATTTCGACTACCGCGTGACGCGCCACACCATGGTGCATGAGCAGATGTCGCGCTTCTTCACCGGCTTCCGCCGCGACGCGCATCCGATGGCGGTGATGTGCGGCGTGGTCGGCGCGCTGTCGGCCTTCTATCACGACTCCACCGACATCTCGGATCCTTACCAGCGCATGGTGGCGTCGATGCGGCTGATCGCCAAGATGCCGACGATCGCGGCCATGGCCTACAAATACCATATCGGCCAGCCCTTCATTTACCCGAAGAACGAACTGAATTTCGCCGCCAACTTCCTGCACATGTGCTTTGCCGTGCCGTGCGAGGAATACAAGATCAACCCGGTCCTGGCGCGCGCCATGGAGCGCATCTTCATCCTGCACGCCGACCACGAGCAGAACGCCTCGACCTCTACCGTTCGGCTCGCCGGCTCGTCTGGCGCCAATCCGTTCGCCTGCATCGCCGCCGGCATCGCCTGCCTGTGGGGCCCGGCGCATGGCGGCGCCAACGAAGCGGCGCTGAACATGCTCGGCGAGATCGGCCATGTCGATCATATTCCGGAATTCATCGCCCGCGCCAAGGACAAGGACGATCCGTTTCGGCTGATGGGCTTTGGCCACCGCGTCTACAAGAACTACGATCCGCGCGCCAAGATCATGCAGAAGACCGCGCATGAGGTGCTGGGCGAACTCGGCATCAAGGACGATCCGCTGCTCGACATCGCCATGGAACTGGAGAAGATCGCACTCACCGATCCCTATTTCATCGAGAAGAAGCTCTACCCCAATGTCGACTTCTATTCCGGCATCACGCTGAAGGCGCTGGGCTTCCCCACCACCATGTTCACCGTGCTGTTCGCCGTCGCCCGCACCGTCGGCTGGATCGCGCAGTGGAAGGAGATGATTGAGGATCCGCGCCAGAAGATCGGCCGCCCCCGCCAGCTCTACACCGGCGCGCCGGAGCGAGACTACGTGCCGATCGCGAAGCGGTAA